The following are encoded in a window of Dysidea avara chromosome 4, odDysAvar1.4, whole genome shotgun sequence genomic DNA:
- the LOC136253871 gene encoding probable serine/threonine-protein kinase DDB_G0271682, with product MCMVWHADFLGSATNLNNLMLRIRKLCHISKDIGLLNIDSESKSSEKDIVNQASDRIQKIENKSSQDLATLQNRLHQKEREIETLSNKHSKEESAAKSQQIGAINQDLANVNQEIVQLKKSLQVKENELAAINKQMKESLKQKEDEMASFNQQIRVLTERDRELLKRLQTKEEEIAALRESFQQRKTSSALEITALTERLQTQETQLQTQEAQQRTQLVSRREITLTQNKLGDGGWGRVVQATFRDEQVAAKCLHHQIISEYNIRHFVREMQISAKCHHPNLLRFLGATLEGDPIILTELMEKNLHDVIRQHELKDHQFVWLLHDIASAVNYLHCLSPEPIIHRDISSSNVLLRGPVKSKWVAKLSDFGSANFIWHTTMQSEAPGNPAYAAPEVLNPHEHSEKMDVYSFGALLFEVCSGQAPSLQIRNEVLPTAAAVWPEPQCHYVSLIMSCTKRNKNERPSMNEVLAEL from the exons ATGTGCATGGTGTGGCATGCTGACTTTCTTGGCAGTGCAACAAACCTCAATAATCTGATGCTCAGGATAAGAAAATTATGTCATATTAGCAAGGATATTGGATTATTGAA CATTGATTCTGAGTCCAAAAGCAGTGAGAAGGATATTGTTAATCAGGCTTCAGACAGGATACAGAAGATTGAAAACAAGTCATCTCAAGATCTTGCCACACTGCAAAATAGACTGCATCAAAAGGAGAGGGAAATTGAGACATTGTCAAATAAG CACAGTAAAGAGGAATCAGCAGCAAAAAGTCAGCAAATAGGAGCGATCAACCAAGACCTAGCAAATGTCAATCAAGAGATAGTGCAACTGAAGAAAAGTCTACAGGTAAAGGAAAACGAGTTAGCTGCTATCAACAAACAGATGAAGGAAAGCCTAAAGCAAAAGGAAGATGAAATGGCAAGTTTTAACCAACAAATTAGAGTATTGACAGAAAGAGATAGAGAACTGCTGAAGAGATTACAAACCAAGGAAGAAGAAATTGCAGCATTAAGAGAAAGTTTTCAGCAAAGAAAGACGAGCTCAGCTCTAGAAATTACTGCATTAACTGAAAGGTTACAAACCCAAGAAACCCAACTACAAACTCAAGAAGCACAGCAGCGTACACAA CTTGTTTCAAGACGTGAAATTACATTAACTCAAAACAAGCTGGGTGATGGTGGTTGGGGTAGAGTGGTACAAGCTACCTTCAGGGATGAGCAGGTAGCCGCAAAGTGTCTTCATCACCAGATCATTTCTGAATATAACATTAGACATTTTGTTAGAGAGATGCAAATTTCTGCCAAATGTCATCATCCCAACTTGTTGAGATTTCTTGGTGCCACTCTTGAAGGTGATCCAATAATATTGACTGAGTTAATGGAGAAAAATTTACATGATGTAATTCGGCAACATGAGCTAAAAGACCATCAGTTTGTTTGGCTGCTACATGATATTGCCAGTGCTGTAAACTACCTCCACTGCCTCTCTCCAGAGCCAATAATTCACCGTGATATCTCCTCTAGCAATGTTTTACTAAGGGGTCCTGTTAAGTCCAAATGGGTTGCAAAATTGTCAGATTTTGGCTCAGCTAATTTCATATGGCATACCACTATGCAGTCTGAAGCTCCAGGAAACCCCGCCTATGCTGCTCCAGAAGTGCTTAATCCTCATGAGCACAGTGAGAAGATGGATGTGTACAGCTTTGGTGCTCTCCTCTTTGAAGTATGCTCAGGTCAAGCTCCGTCCCTTCAAATTAGAAATGAAGTGTTGCCCACTGCAGCTGCAGTATGGCCAGAGCCACAATGCCATTACGTGTCACTGATCATGTCTTGCACTAAAAGGAATAAAAATGAGAGGCCTTCCATGAATGAAGTGCTTGCTGAACTGTAA